A genomic window from Amia ocellicauda isolate fAmiCal2 chromosome 15, fAmiCal2.hap1, whole genome shotgun sequence includes:
- the LOC136771484 gene encoding prickle-like protein 1 isoform X2: MSKNLCGNENLSFMNLDNSSSYQQGPVLLEMDQQVSKLTFGFQRSSTSDDDSGCALEEYAWVPPGLRPEQVQLYFSCLPEDKVPYVNSPGEKFRIKQLLYQLPPHDNEIRYCQSLSEEEKKELQMFSMQRKKEALGRGTIKLLPRALMHTICEQCGENINGGEMAVFASRAGPGLCWHPACFVCSTCNELLVDLIYFYQDGKIHCGRHHAELLKPRCSACDEIIFADECTEAEGRHWHMKHFACFECETVLGGQRYIMKDGRPYCCGCFESLYAEYCEACGEHIGVDHAQMTYDGLHWHATETCFSCAQCKTSLLGCPFLPKQGRIYCSKACSLGEDIHASDSSDSAFQSARSRESRRSVRMGKSSRSADQCRQSLLFSPAINYKFPGFSGNADDTLSRKLEDLSLSPQDASFADEHFWKNREEQEAPEDHEEWAEHEDYMTQLLLKFGDRGLFQQPEDTRAAELWMSDGGDVKLKSESKAGGHAQSLASKKYQTDMYWAQSQDGLGDSAYGSHPGPASSRKIQELEMDHGATSYKHDQKQWYDGSLECITDELKPPEQSVRDSMDSLALSNITGASVDGDSQQRPSLYSLQNFQELETEDCEKMSNMGTLNSSMLHRSANSLKSLTSELEQEEEEEEEEEEEEEEEEEEEEEVCLPEEKPKPIHMPMLRRSRSQSRPQQVKFSDDVIDNGHYEDVEVRQPPMSERTRRRVYHFEEQGQPPRHRHHHRRRRSRKSRSDNALHLAAERRCCPKERPRVYFPEDYEKLGQAKCPQDPQAYLPNRELYGQYAHAMSDYALQNQVVDKFLGLYGDEDSWCSTCSSSSSDSEEEGYFLGQPIPQPRPQRYHYYTDDLSSPTSALPSPPFGPRTTKSKKKKGHKGKNCIIS; this comes from the exons ATGAGCAAAAATCTTTGTGGAAATGAG AATCTCTCCTTCATGAATCTTGACAACTCCTCCAGTTATCAGCAAGGACCTGTGTTGCTAGAGATGGATCAGCAAGTAAGCAAACTCACCTTTGGCTTCCAGCGCAGTTCCACCTCGGATGACGATTCGGGCTGCGCTTTGGAAGAATACGCCTGGGTTCCTCCCGGCCTTAGGCCAGAGCAA GTACAGCTGTACTTCTCCTGTCTACCTGAGGATAAAGTCCCGTACGTGAACAGCCCTGGAGAGAAGTTCAGAATCAAGCAGCTCTTGTACCAGCTGCCCCCTCATGACAACGAG ATTAGATACTGCCAGTCcctgagtgaggaggagaagaaagagCTGCAGATGTTTAGCATGCAGCGCAAGAAGGAAGCGCTGGGACGAGGCACCATCAAGCTGCTTCCCAGAGCCCTGATGCACACCATCTGTGAGCAG TGTGGAGAGAACATCAACGGTGGGGAGATGGCAGTCTTTGCCTCGCGTGCAGGTCCCGGCCTGTGTTGGCACCCAGCCTGCTTCGTCTGTTCCACCTGCAATGAGCTGCTGGTCGACCTCATCTACTTCTACCAGGACGGAAAGATCCACTGCGGCCGGCACCACGCCGAGCTCCTCAAACCCCGCTGCTCTGCCTGCGACGAG ATCATCTTCGCGGACGAGTGCACCGAGGCCGAAGGGCGGCACTGGCACATGAAGCACTTCGCCTGCTTCGAGTGCGAGACGGTCCTGGGCGGCCAGAGGTACATCATGAAAGACGGGCGTCCGTATTGCTGCGGCTGCTTCGAGTCTCTCTATGCGGAGTATTGTGAGGCCTGTGGAGAGCACATCG GTGTCGATCACGCCCAGATGACTTACGACGGCCTACACTGGCACGCCACAGAGACTTGCTTCTCCTGCGCTCAGTGCAAGACATCCTTATTGGGCTGCCCCTTCCTGCCTAAACAAGGACGGATTTACTGCTCCAAAGCCTGTAGTCTGGGTGAAGATATCCACGCCTCAGACTCCTCCGATTCTGCCTTCCAGTCCGCACGGTCCAGGGAGTCCAGACGCAGCGTGCGGATGGGGAAGAGCAGCAGATCCGCCGACCAGTGCCGCCAGTCGCTGCTGTTCTCACCCGCCATCAACTACAAGTTCCCCGGCTTCTCGGGCAACGCCGACGACACCTTGTCCCGCAAACTGGAAGACCTCAGCCTGTCTCCGCAGGACGCCAGCTTTGCAGACGAGCACTTCTGGAAGAACCGAGAGGAGCAGGAGGCGCCGGAGGACCACGAGGAATGGGCCGAACACGAGGACTACATGACGCAGCTGCTGCTCAAGTTCGGGGACCGCGGCCTCTTTCAGCAGCCGGAGGACACGAGAGCGGCCGAGCTGTGGATGTCCGACGGCGGTGACGTCAAACTTAAATCGGAATCGAAAGCTGGTGGACACGCTCAAAGCCTAGCCAGCAAGAAGTACCAGACAGACATGTACTGGGCTCAGTCGCAGGACGGCCTGGGGGACTCTGCCTACGGTAGCCACCCGGGCCCAGCTAGCAGCAGAAAGATCCAAGAGCTGGAGATGGATCATGGAGCCACTAGTTACAAGCATGATCAGAAGCAGTGGTACGATGGCTCTCTGGAGTGCATCACTGACGAACTGAAACCGCCCGAGCAGAGCGTCAGGGACTCGATGGATTCTTTAGCATTGTCTAATATTACTG GGGCTTCGGTGGATGGAGACAGCCAGCAGAGGCCTTCCTTGTATTCTCTACAGAACTTCCAGGAGCTGGAAACAGAGGATTGTGAGAAAATGAGCAACATGGGGACGTTGAATTCTTCAATGCTACATAGGAGTGCCAATTCACTGAAGAGCCTGACTTCAGAGCTGGAgcaagaagaggaagaagaggaggaggaagaagaggaagaagaagaagaggaggaggaggaggaagaggtgtGTCTTCCTGAGGAGAAACCCAAGCCCATCCACATGCCCATGCTGAGGAGGTCCAGGTCCCAGTCCAGGCCCCAGCAGGTCAAGTTCTCCGACGACGTCATCGACAACGGGCACTACGAGGACGTGGAGGTGCGCCAGCCCCCCATGAGCGAGCGGACGCGCCGGCGGGTCTACCACTTCGAGGAGCAGGGGCAGCCCCCCCGCCACCGCCACCACCACCGGCGCCGCAGGAGCCGCAAGTCCCGCTCGGACAACGCCCTGCACCTGGCCGCCGAGCGCCGCTGCTGCCCCAAGGAGAGGCCACGCGTTTACTTCCCCGAGGACTACGAGAAGCTGGGCCAAGCCAAGTGTCCTCAAGACCCTCAGGCCTACCTGCCCAACCGGGAGCTGTACGGACAGTACGCCCACGCCATGTCGGACTACGCACTGCAGAACCAGGTGGTGGATAAATTCCTCGGGCTGTACGGCGACGAGGACTCATGGTGCTCAACCTGCTCTTCTTCCTCGTCCGACTCCGAGGAAGAGGGGTATTTTCTTGGACAACCCATCCCTCAACCGAGACCACAGAGATACCATTATTATACAGATGATCTTTCCAGTCCCACGTCCGCGTTACCTTCACCCCCGTTCGGGCCAAGGACAACGAAatcgaaaaagaaaaaggggcaCAAGGGCAAGAATTGCATCATTTCATAG
- the LOC136771484 gene encoding prickle-like protein 1 isoform X1, producing the protein MYGARSMGKNLSFMNLDNSSSYQQGPVLLEMDQQVSKLTFGFQRSSTSDDDSGCALEEYAWVPPGLRPEQVQLYFSCLPEDKVPYVNSPGEKFRIKQLLYQLPPHDNEIRYCQSLSEEEKKELQMFSMQRKKEALGRGTIKLLPRALMHTICEQCGENINGGEMAVFASRAGPGLCWHPACFVCSTCNELLVDLIYFYQDGKIHCGRHHAELLKPRCSACDEIIFADECTEAEGRHWHMKHFACFECETVLGGQRYIMKDGRPYCCGCFESLYAEYCEACGEHIGVDHAQMTYDGLHWHATETCFSCAQCKTSLLGCPFLPKQGRIYCSKACSLGEDIHASDSSDSAFQSARSRESRRSVRMGKSSRSADQCRQSLLFSPAINYKFPGFSGNADDTLSRKLEDLSLSPQDASFADEHFWKNREEQEAPEDHEEWAEHEDYMTQLLLKFGDRGLFQQPEDTRAAELWMSDGGDVKLKSESKAGGHAQSLASKKYQTDMYWAQSQDGLGDSAYGSHPGPASSRKIQELEMDHGATSYKHDQKQWYDGSLECITDELKPPEQSVRDSMDSLALSNITGASVDGDSQQRPSLYSLQNFQELETEDCEKMSNMGTLNSSMLHRSANSLKSLTSELEQEEEEEEEEEEEEEEEEEEEEEVCLPEEKPKPIHMPMLRRSRSQSRPQQVKFSDDVIDNGHYEDVEVRQPPMSERTRRRVYHFEEQGQPPRHRHHHRRRRSRKSRSDNALHLAAERRCCPKERPRVYFPEDYEKLGQAKCPQDPQAYLPNRELYGQYAHAMSDYALQNQVVDKFLGLYGDEDSWCSTCSSSSSDSEEEGYFLGQPIPQPRPQRYHYYTDDLSSPTSALPSPPFGPRTTKSKKKKGHKGKNCIIS; encoded by the exons ATGTATGGAGCAAGGTCAATGGGCAAG AATCTCTCCTTCATGAATCTTGACAACTCCTCCAGTTATCAGCAAGGACCTGTGTTGCTAGAGATGGATCAGCAAGTAAGCAAACTCACCTTTGGCTTCCAGCGCAGTTCCACCTCGGATGACGATTCGGGCTGCGCTTTGGAAGAATACGCCTGGGTTCCTCCCGGCCTTAGGCCAGAGCAA GTACAGCTGTACTTCTCCTGTCTACCTGAGGATAAAGTCCCGTACGTGAACAGCCCTGGAGAGAAGTTCAGAATCAAGCAGCTCTTGTACCAGCTGCCCCCTCATGACAACGAG ATTAGATACTGCCAGTCcctgagtgaggaggagaagaaagagCTGCAGATGTTTAGCATGCAGCGCAAGAAGGAAGCGCTGGGACGAGGCACCATCAAGCTGCTTCCCAGAGCCCTGATGCACACCATCTGTGAGCAG TGTGGAGAGAACATCAACGGTGGGGAGATGGCAGTCTTTGCCTCGCGTGCAGGTCCCGGCCTGTGTTGGCACCCAGCCTGCTTCGTCTGTTCCACCTGCAATGAGCTGCTGGTCGACCTCATCTACTTCTACCAGGACGGAAAGATCCACTGCGGCCGGCACCACGCCGAGCTCCTCAAACCCCGCTGCTCTGCCTGCGACGAG ATCATCTTCGCGGACGAGTGCACCGAGGCCGAAGGGCGGCACTGGCACATGAAGCACTTCGCCTGCTTCGAGTGCGAGACGGTCCTGGGCGGCCAGAGGTACATCATGAAAGACGGGCGTCCGTATTGCTGCGGCTGCTTCGAGTCTCTCTATGCGGAGTATTGTGAGGCCTGTGGAGAGCACATCG GTGTCGATCACGCCCAGATGACTTACGACGGCCTACACTGGCACGCCACAGAGACTTGCTTCTCCTGCGCTCAGTGCAAGACATCCTTATTGGGCTGCCCCTTCCTGCCTAAACAAGGACGGATTTACTGCTCCAAAGCCTGTAGTCTGGGTGAAGATATCCACGCCTCAGACTCCTCCGATTCTGCCTTCCAGTCCGCACGGTCCAGGGAGTCCAGACGCAGCGTGCGGATGGGGAAGAGCAGCAGATCCGCCGACCAGTGCCGCCAGTCGCTGCTGTTCTCACCCGCCATCAACTACAAGTTCCCCGGCTTCTCGGGCAACGCCGACGACACCTTGTCCCGCAAACTGGAAGACCTCAGCCTGTCTCCGCAGGACGCCAGCTTTGCAGACGAGCACTTCTGGAAGAACCGAGAGGAGCAGGAGGCGCCGGAGGACCACGAGGAATGGGCCGAACACGAGGACTACATGACGCAGCTGCTGCTCAAGTTCGGGGACCGCGGCCTCTTTCAGCAGCCGGAGGACACGAGAGCGGCCGAGCTGTGGATGTCCGACGGCGGTGACGTCAAACTTAAATCGGAATCGAAAGCTGGTGGACACGCTCAAAGCCTAGCCAGCAAGAAGTACCAGACAGACATGTACTGGGCTCAGTCGCAGGACGGCCTGGGGGACTCTGCCTACGGTAGCCACCCGGGCCCAGCTAGCAGCAGAAAGATCCAAGAGCTGGAGATGGATCATGGAGCCACTAGTTACAAGCATGATCAGAAGCAGTGGTACGATGGCTCTCTGGAGTGCATCACTGACGAACTGAAACCGCCCGAGCAGAGCGTCAGGGACTCGATGGATTCTTTAGCATTGTCTAATATTACTG GGGCTTCGGTGGATGGAGACAGCCAGCAGAGGCCTTCCTTGTATTCTCTACAGAACTTCCAGGAGCTGGAAACAGAGGATTGTGAGAAAATGAGCAACATGGGGACGTTGAATTCTTCAATGCTACATAGGAGTGCCAATTCACTGAAGAGCCTGACTTCAGAGCTGGAgcaagaagaggaagaagaggaggaggaagaagaggaagaagaagaagaggaggaggaggaggaagaggtgtGTCTTCCTGAGGAGAAACCCAAGCCCATCCACATGCCCATGCTGAGGAGGTCCAGGTCCCAGTCCAGGCCCCAGCAGGTCAAGTTCTCCGACGACGTCATCGACAACGGGCACTACGAGGACGTGGAGGTGCGCCAGCCCCCCATGAGCGAGCGGACGCGCCGGCGGGTCTACCACTTCGAGGAGCAGGGGCAGCCCCCCCGCCACCGCCACCACCACCGGCGCCGCAGGAGCCGCAAGTCCCGCTCGGACAACGCCCTGCACCTGGCCGCCGAGCGCCGCTGCTGCCCCAAGGAGAGGCCACGCGTTTACTTCCCCGAGGACTACGAGAAGCTGGGCCAAGCCAAGTGTCCTCAAGACCCTCAGGCCTACCTGCCCAACCGGGAGCTGTACGGACAGTACGCCCACGCCATGTCGGACTACGCACTGCAGAACCAGGTGGTGGATAAATTCCTCGGGCTGTACGGCGACGAGGACTCATGGTGCTCAACCTGCTCTTCTTCCTCGTCCGACTCCGAGGAAGAGGGGTATTTTCTTGGACAACCCATCCCTCAACCGAGACCACAGAGATACCATTATTATACAGATGATCTTTCCAGTCCCACGTCCGCGTTACCTTCACCCCCGTTCGGGCCAAGGACAACGAAatcgaaaaagaaaaaggggcaCAAGGGCAAGAATTGCATCATTTCATAG
- the LOC136771484 gene encoding prickle-like protein 1 isoform X3, giving the protein MNLDNSSSYQQGPVLLEMDQQVSKLTFGFQRSSTSDDDSGCALEEYAWVPPGLRPEQVQLYFSCLPEDKVPYVNSPGEKFRIKQLLYQLPPHDNEIRYCQSLSEEEKKELQMFSMQRKKEALGRGTIKLLPRALMHTICEQCGENINGGEMAVFASRAGPGLCWHPACFVCSTCNELLVDLIYFYQDGKIHCGRHHAELLKPRCSACDEIIFADECTEAEGRHWHMKHFACFECETVLGGQRYIMKDGRPYCCGCFESLYAEYCEACGEHIGVDHAQMTYDGLHWHATETCFSCAQCKTSLLGCPFLPKQGRIYCSKACSLGEDIHASDSSDSAFQSARSRESRRSVRMGKSSRSADQCRQSLLFSPAINYKFPGFSGNADDTLSRKLEDLSLSPQDASFADEHFWKNREEQEAPEDHEEWAEHEDYMTQLLLKFGDRGLFQQPEDTRAAELWMSDGGDVKLKSESKAGGHAQSLASKKYQTDMYWAQSQDGLGDSAYGSHPGPASSRKIQELEMDHGATSYKHDQKQWYDGSLECITDELKPPEQSVRDSMDSLALSNITGASVDGDSQQRPSLYSLQNFQELETEDCEKMSNMGTLNSSMLHRSANSLKSLTSELEQEEEEEEEEEEEEEEEEEEEEEVCLPEEKPKPIHMPMLRRSRSQSRPQQVKFSDDVIDNGHYEDVEVRQPPMSERTRRRVYHFEEQGQPPRHRHHHRRRRSRKSRSDNALHLAAERRCCPKERPRVYFPEDYEKLGQAKCPQDPQAYLPNRELYGQYAHAMSDYALQNQVVDKFLGLYGDEDSWCSTCSSSSSDSEEEGYFLGQPIPQPRPQRYHYYTDDLSSPTSALPSPPFGPRTTKSKKKKGHKGKNCIIS; this is encoded by the exons ATGAATCTTGACAACTCCTCCAGTTATCAGCAAGGACCTGTGTTGCTAGAGATGGATCAGCAAGTAAGCAAACTCACCTTTGGCTTCCAGCGCAGTTCCACCTCGGATGACGATTCGGGCTGCGCTTTGGAAGAATACGCCTGGGTTCCTCCCGGCCTTAGGCCAGAGCAA GTACAGCTGTACTTCTCCTGTCTACCTGAGGATAAAGTCCCGTACGTGAACAGCCCTGGAGAGAAGTTCAGAATCAAGCAGCTCTTGTACCAGCTGCCCCCTCATGACAACGAG ATTAGATACTGCCAGTCcctgagtgaggaggagaagaaagagCTGCAGATGTTTAGCATGCAGCGCAAGAAGGAAGCGCTGGGACGAGGCACCATCAAGCTGCTTCCCAGAGCCCTGATGCACACCATCTGTGAGCAG TGTGGAGAGAACATCAACGGTGGGGAGATGGCAGTCTTTGCCTCGCGTGCAGGTCCCGGCCTGTGTTGGCACCCAGCCTGCTTCGTCTGTTCCACCTGCAATGAGCTGCTGGTCGACCTCATCTACTTCTACCAGGACGGAAAGATCCACTGCGGCCGGCACCACGCCGAGCTCCTCAAACCCCGCTGCTCTGCCTGCGACGAG ATCATCTTCGCGGACGAGTGCACCGAGGCCGAAGGGCGGCACTGGCACATGAAGCACTTCGCCTGCTTCGAGTGCGAGACGGTCCTGGGCGGCCAGAGGTACATCATGAAAGACGGGCGTCCGTATTGCTGCGGCTGCTTCGAGTCTCTCTATGCGGAGTATTGTGAGGCCTGTGGAGAGCACATCG GTGTCGATCACGCCCAGATGACTTACGACGGCCTACACTGGCACGCCACAGAGACTTGCTTCTCCTGCGCTCAGTGCAAGACATCCTTATTGGGCTGCCCCTTCCTGCCTAAACAAGGACGGATTTACTGCTCCAAAGCCTGTAGTCTGGGTGAAGATATCCACGCCTCAGACTCCTCCGATTCTGCCTTCCAGTCCGCACGGTCCAGGGAGTCCAGACGCAGCGTGCGGATGGGGAAGAGCAGCAGATCCGCCGACCAGTGCCGCCAGTCGCTGCTGTTCTCACCCGCCATCAACTACAAGTTCCCCGGCTTCTCGGGCAACGCCGACGACACCTTGTCCCGCAAACTGGAAGACCTCAGCCTGTCTCCGCAGGACGCCAGCTTTGCAGACGAGCACTTCTGGAAGAACCGAGAGGAGCAGGAGGCGCCGGAGGACCACGAGGAATGGGCCGAACACGAGGACTACATGACGCAGCTGCTGCTCAAGTTCGGGGACCGCGGCCTCTTTCAGCAGCCGGAGGACACGAGAGCGGCCGAGCTGTGGATGTCCGACGGCGGTGACGTCAAACTTAAATCGGAATCGAAAGCTGGTGGACACGCTCAAAGCCTAGCCAGCAAGAAGTACCAGACAGACATGTACTGGGCTCAGTCGCAGGACGGCCTGGGGGACTCTGCCTACGGTAGCCACCCGGGCCCAGCTAGCAGCAGAAAGATCCAAGAGCTGGAGATGGATCATGGAGCCACTAGTTACAAGCATGATCAGAAGCAGTGGTACGATGGCTCTCTGGAGTGCATCACTGACGAACTGAAACCGCCCGAGCAGAGCGTCAGGGACTCGATGGATTCTTTAGCATTGTCTAATATTACTG GGGCTTCGGTGGATGGAGACAGCCAGCAGAGGCCTTCCTTGTATTCTCTACAGAACTTCCAGGAGCTGGAAACAGAGGATTGTGAGAAAATGAGCAACATGGGGACGTTGAATTCTTCAATGCTACATAGGAGTGCCAATTCACTGAAGAGCCTGACTTCAGAGCTGGAgcaagaagaggaagaagaggaggaggaagaagaggaagaagaagaagaggaggaggaggaggaagaggtgtGTCTTCCTGAGGAGAAACCCAAGCCCATCCACATGCCCATGCTGAGGAGGTCCAGGTCCCAGTCCAGGCCCCAGCAGGTCAAGTTCTCCGACGACGTCATCGACAACGGGCACTACGAGGACGTGGAGGTGCGCCAGCCCCCCATGAGCGAGCGGACGCGCCGGCGGGTCTACCACTTCGAGGAGCAGGGGCAGCCCCCCCGCCACCGCCACCACCACCGGCGCCGCAGGAGCCGCAAGTCCCGCTCGGACAACGCCCTGCACCTGGCCGCCGAGCGCCGCTGCTGCCCCAAGGAGAGGCCACGCGTTTACTTCCCCGAGGACTACGAGAAGCTGGGCCAAGCCAAGTGTCCTCAAGACCCTCAGGCCTACCTGCCCAACCGGGAGCTGTACGGACAGTACGCCCACGCCATGTCGGACTACGCACTGCAGAACCAGGTGGTGGATAAATTCCTCGGGCTGTACGGCGACGAGGACTCATGGTGCTCAACCTGCTCTTCTTCCTCGTCCGACTCCGAGGAAGAGGGGTATTTTCTTGGACAACCCATCCCTCAACCGAGACCACAGAGATACCATTATTATACAGATGATCTTTCCAGTCCCACGTCCGCGTTACCTTCACCCCCGTTCGGGCCAAGGACAACGAAatcgaaaaagaaaaaggggcaCAAGGGCAAGAATTGCATCATTTCATAG